One window of Fusobacterium polymorphum genomic DNA carries:
- a CDS encoding acyltransferase family protein — translation MNEVKKRSIGIDIIKAISLISVIIYHLYEYKGTYIGVVLFFVISGYLITEVLYERDDSYFKFIKRRYTKIFPPLIVVLTISCLVFYYFYGFLSMKLFFNSLSSLFGFSNIYQIFSGMSYFERSGDLFPLLHTWSLSIEIQFYIIFPFLIYLFKKLKLNIKVIATIIIILSLISGGIMFYKEYMNYDISAIYYGTDTRIFSILIGSAFYFLFKNKELNPKGANILSYIFLGIIVVITLSVDYSSKSNYYGFLYLISILGGFITVTSLKTGFLDFKSPIAKPLSKLGEHSYVYYLWQYPIMVYSLEYFKWSAIDYNYTVVIQIIILIVLSEITYKFLIESRQESIILRRIFLVIYIAILVFLPISTESNSEEVQNRANEIDNNLVINDLSDTAHNNTKKEYDPLKIDNVDYIAGKIVEKIALFKEEQDKKIEKKVEEVVKKEKDKDEVDNSIEAEDYTFIGDSVMKMGEPYIKEIFKDASIDAKVSRQFTDLPKVLESLKANKKLKNIVVIHLGTNGVINKESFESSMKLLEGKTVYLMNTVVPKPWEKSVNESLEEWSEGYDNITIIDWYKYAKGEKKLFYKDATHPKPEGAKKYAEFILETIKSKK, via the coding sequence ATGAATGAAGTAAAAAAGAGGAGTATAGGAATAGATATAATTAAAGCTATTTCTCTAATCTCAGTTATAATTTATCACCTCTATGAGTATAAAGGAACTTATATAGGAGTAGTTCTATTCTTTGTGATAAGTGGATATTTAATAACTGAGGTTTTATATGAAAGAGATGATAGCTATTTTAAATTTATAAAAAGAAGATATACAAAAATTTTTCCACCTCTAATAGTTGTTTTAACCATTTCTTGTTTAGTTTTTTATTATTTTTATGGTTTTTTAAGTATGAAATTGTTTTTTAACTCTTTATCAAGTCTTTTTGGGTTTAGTAATATTTACCAAATTTTTAGTGGAATGTCCTATTTTGAAAGAAGTGGGGATTTATTTCCTCTTTTACACACTTGGAGTTTATCAATAGAAATACAATTTTATATTATCTTTCCATTTTTAATATATCTATTCAAAAAGTTAAAATTAAATATAAAAGTTATAGCAACAATAATTATTATACTTTCTTTAATTTCAGGAGGTATAATGTTCTATAAAGAATATATGAACTATGATATAAGTGCTATATATTATGGAACAGATACTAGAATTTTTTCTATTCTAATAGGCTCAGCTTTTTATTTTTTATTTAAGAATAAGGAATTAAATCCTAAAGGGGCAAATATTCTATCTTATATATTTTTAGGAATAATAGTAGTTATTACTTTATCGGTAGATTATTCATCAAAATCTAATTATTATGGTTTCTTATACTTGATAAGTATTTTAGGGGGATTTATAACAGTAACAAGTTTAAAGACAGGATTTTTAGATTTTAAAAGTCCTATAGCAAAACCATTATCTAAATTGGGTGAACACAGTTATGTCTATTATTTATGGCAATATCCAATTATGGTATATTCCTTAGAATATTTTAAATGGTCAGCTATAGATTACAATTACACAGTTGTGATACAAATAATAATTTTAATAGTTTTATCAGAGATTACATATAAATTTTTAATAGAATCTAGGCAGGAGTCGATAATTTTGAGAAGAATATTTTTAGTTATATATATTGCAATTTTAGTTTTTTTACCTATTAGTACAGAAAGTAATTCTGAAGAAGTTCAAAATAGAGCAAATGAAATTGATAATAATTTAGTCATAAATGATTTAAGTGATACTGCTCACAATAATACAAAAAAGGAATATGATCCTTTAAAAATTGACAATGTTGATTATATTGCAGGAAAAATAGTTGAAAAAATTGCTCTTTTTAAGGAAGAACAAGATAAAAAAATAGAAAAAAAAGTGGAAGAAGTAGTAAAAAAAGAAAAAGATAAGGATGAAGTAGATAACTCAATAGAAGCAGAAGATTATACTTTTATTGGTGACTCTGTTATGAAAATGGGAGAGCCTTATATTAAAGAAATTTTTAAGGATGCAAGTATTGATGCTAAAGTATCAAGACAATTTACAGATTTACCAAAAGTTCTAGAAAGTTTAAAAGCCAATAAAAAATTAAAAAATATAGTAGTTATACATCTTGGAACAAATGGAGTAATAAATAAAGAATCTTTTGAAAGCTCAATGAAACTTTTGGAAGGAAAAACAGTTTACCTTATGAATACAGTTGTTCCAAAACCTTGGGAAAAATCTGTAAATGAAAGTTTAGAAGAATGGTCAGAAGGCTATGATAATATAACTATAATAGATTGGTATAAGTATGCAAAAGGTGAAAAAAAATTATTTTATAAAGATGCAACTCATCCTAAGCCAGAAGGTGCAAAAAAATATGCTGAATTTATTCTAGAAACTATAAAATCAAAAAAATAA
- the nusA gene encoding transcription termination factor NusA encodes MKAKDSKNFLEALDELEREKGISKESVLEAIELALLAAYKKNYGEDENVEVVVDRENGDIKVFASKIIVNTDELLDPNKEISLEDAKQIKKRIKVGDTLKFEVNCEDFRRNAVQNGKQIVIQKVREAEREHIFNKFKEREDSIVTGIIRRIDNRKNIFIEIDGIELILPPAEQSVSDVYRVGERIKVYVLSVEKTNKFPKILISRKNEGLLKKLFEIEIPEITSGIIEIKSVAREAGSRAKVAVYSEVPNIDTVGACIGQRGARIKNIVDELNGERIDIVEWKPVVEEFVSAVLSPAVVSNVTILEDGTARVLVAPSQLSLAIGKNGQNARLAARLTGMRVDIKVIENETLKEEENE; translated from the coding sequence ATGAAGGCTAAGGATTCTAAAAATTTCTTAGAAGCATTAGATGAGCTTGAAAGAGAAAAAGGAATTAGCAAAGAGAGTGTACTAGAGGCCATAGAGCTAGCACTTTTAGCAGCATACAAAAAGAACTATGGTGAAGATGAAAATGTTGAAGTTGTAGTAGATAGAGAAAATGGAGATATAAAGGTTTTTGCAAGTAAAATTATTGTAAATACTGATGAACTTTTAGATCCAAATAAAGAAATTTCTCTTGAGGATGCAAAACAAATAAAGAAAAGAATAAAAGTTGGAGATACTCTAAAATTTGAAGTAAATTGTGAAGATTTTAGAAGAAATGCAGTTCAGAATGGTAAACAAATAGTTATCCAAAAAGTTAGAGAAGCTGAAAGAGAACATATCTTTAACAAGTTTAAAGAAAGAGAAGACAGTATAGTAACAGGCATAATTAGAAGGATTGACAATAGAAAGAATATTTTTATTGAAATAGATGGAATAGAGTTAATACTTCCACCAGCTGAACAATCAGTTTCTGATGTGTATAGGGTTGGAGAAAGAATAAAAGTATATGTTTTAAGTGTAGAAAAAACAAATAAATTCCCAAAAATATTGATTTCAAGAAAGAATGAAGGACTTTTAAAGAAACTATTTGAAATTGAAATTCCAGAAATAACATCAGGAATAATTGAAATAAAATCAGTCGCAAGAGAAGCAGGTTCAAGAGCTAAGGTTGCAGTATACTCAGAAGTGCCTAATATAGATACAGTTGGAGCTTGTATAGGGCAAAGAGGAGCAAGAATTAAAAATATTGTTGATGAATTAAATGGAGAAAGAATAGATATAGTTGAATGGAAACCAGTTGTGGAAGAATTTGTTTCAGCAGTTCTTAGTCCAGCAGTTGTATCAAATGTTACGATTTTAGAAGATGGAACAGCAAGAGTATTGGTTGCACCATCACAATTATCATTAGCAATTGGAAAGAATGGACAAAATGCAAGACTTGCAGCTAGATTAACAGGAATGAGAGTTGACATTAAAGTTATTGAGAATGAAACTTTAAAAGAGGAAGAAAATGAGTAA
- the infB gene encoding translation initiation factor IF-2, with protein sequence MNKRLKEGEYMKVRVHELAKKYDIKNKEFLEILKKDIGITVTSHLSNLDEDQVKKIDDYFAKMNMLKVETIEPVKVHKEKKEEKPIRKIIDEDENDEGEGYSQKNNKKTKFQQSKNKKNNNITFDEDGNSHKNKSKKKKGRRTDFVLKTVEATPDVVEEDGIKIIKFRGELTLGDFAEKLGVNSAEIIKKLFLKGQMLTINSPITLDMAEELAADYDVLVEEEQEIELDFGEKFDLEIEDKAADLKERPPVITIMGHVDHGKTSLLDAIRTTNVVGGEAGGITQKIGAYQVERDGKRITFIDTPGHEAFTDMRARGAQVTDIAILVVAADDGVMPQTVEAISHAKVAKVPIIVAVNKIDKPEANPMKVKQELMEHGLVSAEWGGDVEFVEVSAKQRINLDGLLDTILITAEILELKGNTKKRAKGVVLESRLDPKIGPIADILVQEGTLKIGDVIVAGEVQGKVKALLNDKGERVNTATVSQPIEVIGFNNVPDAGDTMYVIQNEQHAKRIVEEVRKERKIQETTKKTISLESLSDQFKHEDLKELNLILRADSKGSVDALRDSLLKLSNDEVAVSIIQAASGAITESDIKLAEAAGAIIIGYNVRPTTKALKEAEASKVEIRTSGIIYHITEDIEKALAGMLEPEYREEYLGRIEIKKVFKVSKVGNVAGCIVIDGKVRNDSNIRILRDNVVIYEGKLASLKRFKDDAKEVVAGQECGLGVENFNDIKDGDVVEAFEMVEVKRTLK encoded by the coding sequence ATGAATAAAAGATTAAAGGAAGGTGAATATATGAAAGTAAGAGTTCATGAGTTAGCTAAGAAATATGATATTAAAAATAAAGAGTTCTTAGAAATATTGAAAAAAGATATAGGCATAACCGTTACATCTCACCTATCTAATTTAGATGAAGACCAAGTAAAAAAAATAGATGATTATTTTGCAAAGATGAATATGCTTAAGGTAGAAACTATTGAACCAGTAAAAGTTCATAAAGAAAAGAAAGAGGAAAAACCTATTAGAAAAATAATAGATGAAGATGAAAATGATGAGGGGGAAGGATACTCTCAAAAAAATAATAAAAAGACAAAGTTTCAACAATCAAAAAATAAAAAGAATAATAATATAACTTTTGATGAAGATGGAAATAGCCATAAGAATAAAAGTAAAAAGAAAAAAGGGAGAAGAACAGACTTTGTATTGAAGACTGTTGAAGCAACTCCTGATGTTGTTGAAGAAGATGGAATAAAAATTATTAAGTTTAGAGGAGAATTAACACTAGGAGATTTTGCAGAAAAATTAGGTGTTAACAGTGCTGAAATTATTAAAAAATTATTCTTAAAAGGACAAATGTTGACAATAAATAGCCCTATAACTTTAGATATGGCTGAAGAATTAGCGGCTGACTATGATGTTTTAGTTGAAGAAGAACAAGAAATTGAATTAGATTTTGGAGAAAAATTTGACCTAGAAATAGAAGATAAAGCAGCTGATTTAAAGGAAAGACCACCAGTTATAACAATAATGGGACATGTTGACCATGGAAAAACTTCACTTCTTGATGCGATAAGAACTACAAATGTTGTAGGTGGAGAAGCTGGAGGAATAACTCAAAAAATAGGTGCTTACCAAGTTGAAAGAGATGGAAAAAGAATAACTTTTATAGATACTCCAGGACACGAAGCTTTTACTGACATGAGAGCCAGAGGAGCACAAGTAACAGATATAGCAATACTAGTTGTTGCAGCAGATGATGGTGTAATGCCACAAACAGTTGAAGCAATATCTCATGCTAAGGTTGCAAAAGTTCCTATAATTGTTGCTGTAAATAAAATAGATAAACCTGAAGCAAATCCTATGAAAGTTAAACAAGAACTTATGGAACATGGTTTGGTTTCTGCTGAATGGGGTGGAGATGTTGAGTTTGTTGAGGTTTCTGCAAAACAAAGAATAAACCTTGATGGATTATTAGATACTATACTTATAACAGCAGAAATTCTTGAATTAAAAGGAAATACTAAAAAAAGAGCAAAGGGAGTTGTTTTAGAATCAAGACTTGACCCTAAAATAGGACCAATAGCTGATATTTTAGTTCAAGAAGGGACATTGAAAATAGGAGATGTTATAGTTGCTGGTGAAGTTCAAGGTAAAGTAAAAGCTCTTTTAAATGATAAAGGTGAAAGAGTAAATACTGCAACAGTATCTCAACCAATAGAAGTAATTGGATTTAATAATGTTCCAGATGCTGGAGATACTATGTATGTTATTCAAAATGAACAACATGCAAAGAGAATAGTTGAAGAAGTTAGAAAAGAAAGAAAAATTCAAGAAACTACTAAGAAAACTATATCTCTTGAAAGTTTATCAGACCAATTTAAACATGAGGATTTAAAAGAATTAAACCTTATTTTAAGAGCTGATTCAAAAGGTTCTGTTGATGCTTTAAGAGACTCATTATTAAAATTATCTAATGATGAAGTAGCAGTTAGTATTATTCAAGCAGCATCTGGTGCTATAACAGAAAGTGATATTAAACTTGCAGAAGCAGCTGGAGCGATCATCATAGGATATAATGTAAGACCTACAACTAAGGCTTTAAAAGAAGCTGAAGCAAGTAAAGTAGAAATAAGAACTTCTGGAATAATATATCATATAACAGAAGACATTGAAAAAGCACTTGCAGGAATGTTGGAACCTGAATATAGAGAAGAATACCTTGGAAGAATAGAAATTAAAAAGGTATTTAAAGTATCTAAGGTTGGAAATGTTGCAGGTTGTATTGTGATAGATGGAAAAGTTAGAAACGATTCAAATATAAGAATACTTAGAGATAATGTTGTTATATATGAAGGAAAATTAGCTTCATTAAAGAGATTTAAAGATGATGCTAAAGAAGTTGTAGCAGGTCAAGAATGTGGACTTGGTGTTGAAAACTTCAATGATATAAAAGATGGAGATGTAGTAGAAGCATTTGAAATGGTAGAAGTAAAAAGAACACTAAAATAA
- a CDS encoding DUF448 domain-containing protein: MSNTHIPERTCIICRAKNEKSKLFRLAKVKEAFYEFDKEQKKQSRAVYVCKSLNCLGKLAKHNKVKLDSQDLMSMLNIINKANKNYLNILNSMKNSGELVFGINLLFENIEYVHFIVMAQDISKKNEEKVLRRISELKIPYVVVGTMQELGKVFNKEEITVIGIKDKKMARGLIEE; the protein is encoded by the coding sequence ATGAGTAATACTCATATACCAGAAAGAACTTGTATAATTTGTAGAGCAAAGAATGAAAAATCTAAATTATTTAGACTTGCCAAAGTAAAAGAAGCTTTTTATGAATTTGATAAGGAGCAAAAAAAACAATCAAGGGCAGTATATGTTTGTAAATCACTTAATTGTTTAGGAAAATTAGCTAAACATAATAAAGTAAAGCTTGATAGTCAAGACTTGATGTCTATGTTAAATATAATAAACAAGGCAAATAAAAATTATTTAAATATATTAAATTCAATGAAAAATTCAGGAGAATTAGTTTTTGGAATAAACTTACTTTTTGAAAATATTGAATATGTACATTTTATAGTAATGGCACAGGATATTTCCAAAAAGAATGAAGAGAAAGTACTTAGAAGAATAAGTGAGTTAAAAATTCCGTATGTTGTAGTAGGAACTATGCAGGAATTAGGGAAAGTATTTAATAAAGAGGAAATAACAGTCATTGGAATAAAAGATAAGAAGATGGCAAGAGGATTAATAGAAGAATGA
- the rimP gene encoding ribosome maturation factor RimP produces the protein MEENNQIVEKITKIINPFIEEMGLSLVDVEYVQDGGYWYVRIFIENLNGDLNIEDCSKLSSKIEDKVEELIEHKFFLEVSSPGLERPLKKLEDYIRFTGEKITLHLKHKLDDKKQFKAIIKEVNGDNIIFLIDKKEIEIKFNEIRKANILFEFNDF, from the coding sequence ATGGAAGAGAATAATCAAATTGTAGAAAAAATTACAAAAATTATTAATCCTTTTATAGAAGAAATGGGACTTTCTCTTGTAGATGTAGAGTATGTACAAGATGGAGGTTATTGGTATGTTAGAATTTTTATTGAAAACTTAAATGGCGATTTAAATATAGAGGATTGTAGTAAATTAAGTTCTAAAATAGAGGATAAAGTAGAAGAATTAATAGAGCATAAATTCTTCCTTGAAGTTTCTTCACCTGGACTTGAAAGACCATTAAAAAAATTAGAAGACTATATTAGATTTACAGGAGAAAAAATAACATTGCACTTAAAACATAAGTTAGATGATAAAAAACAATTTAAAGCAATAATAAAAGAAGTAAATGGAGATAATATAATATTTTTAATAGATAAAAAAGAAATTGAAATAAAATTTAATGAAATAAGAAAAGCTAATATTTTATTTGAATTTAATGATTTTTAA
- the recJ gene encoding single-stranded-DNA-specific exonuclease RecJ, translated as MVKEKSTNELIKELLEKRDHESKNQIEKFINPDYSDLKNPFDFENMEAIVNKIISARENNEKIFIYGDYDVDGISGTAFLTKFFNEIGISADCYIPSRKETDYGVSKKSIDYFHKRHGKLVITVDTGYNTIEDVRYAKSLGIEVIVTDHHKTVKEKFDDEILYLNPKLSKSYKFQYLSGAGVAFKLAQGVCMKLDLDMEIIYKYLDIVMIGTIADVVPMIDENRLIIKKGLKIIKNTKVKGLSYLLNYLRLNKKTLTTTDVSYYISPLINSLGRVGISRMGADFFLKDDDFDLYNIIEEMKEQNKQRRALEKSIFDDAMRKIKNLKIPLEKLSVIFLSSPKWHPGVIGVVSSRLAIKFNIPVVLVAIEGDYGKASCRSVGDISIFNLLSDVKNLLERYGGHDLAAGFVIHKENISKVKEYFINTIPKMKLEYNKNKKDYEKDFDFELPIEELGDKAFEFMEKMGPFGSNNPHPLFFDRNLKLDDIKKFGVDFRHFNGIIYKDKVNYNAVGFELAEEISSDYMNKTYNIVYYPEKIILNDEEVTQIILKSIKENK; from the coding sequence ATGGTTAAAGAAAAAAGTACAAATGAACTAATAAAAGAATTACTTGAAAAAAGAGACCATGAAAGTAAAAATCAAATAGAGAAATTTATAAATCCTGATTATTCAGATTTAAAAAATCCTTTTGATTTTGAAAATATGGAAGCTATTGTCAATAAAATAATCTCTGCTAGAGAAAATAATGAAAAAATATTTATCTATGGAGATTATGATGTTGATGGAATTAGTGGGACAGCATTTTTAACAAAATTCTTTAATGAAATTGGAATAAGTGCAGATTGCTATATACCAAGTAGGAAAGAAACAGATTACGGTGTTTCAAAAAAAAGTATAGACTATTTTCATAAAAGACATGGAAAGTTAGTTATAACTGTTGATACAGGTTATAATACAATAGAAGATGTAAGATATGCTAAAAGTTTAGGTATTGAAGTTATAGTTACAGACCATCATAAAACTGTAAAAGAAAAGTTTGATGATGAAATACTATATCTAAATCCTAAACTTAGTAAAAGCTATAAATTCCAATATCTTTCAGGTGCTGGTGTAGCCTTTAAACTGGCACAGGGTGTATGTATGAAATTGGACTTGGATATGGAAATAATCTATAAATATTTGGATATAGTAATGATAGGAACAATAGCAGATGTTGTACCTATGATAGATGAAAATCGTTTGATAATAAAAAAAGGTTTAAAAATTATTAAAAATACTAAGGTTAAAGGACTATCTTATTTACTTAATTATCTAAGGCTTAATAAGAAAACTTTGACAACAACAGATGTGAGTTACTATATCTCACCTTTGATAAATTCTTTGGGGAGAGTAGGAATTTCAAGAATGGGAGCAGATTTCTTTCTCAAAGATGATGACTTTGATTTATATAATATAATTGAAGAAATGAAAGAGCAAAATAAGCAAAGAAGAGCTTTAGAAAAAAGTATCTTTGATGATGCTATGAGAAAAATTAAAAATCTGAAAATTCCATTGGAAAAACTTTCAGTTATATTTTTATCATCACCTAAGTGGCACCCAGGTGTAATAGGGGTTGTTTCATCAAGGCTAGCTATAAAGTTTAATATCCCTGTTGTTTTAGTTGCAATAGAGGGAGATTATGGAAAAGCTTCTTGTAGAAGTGTTGGAGATATAAGTATATTTAACCTTTTATCAGATGTAAAAAATCTTTTAGAGAGATATGGAGGACATGATTTGGCAGCAGGTTTTGTTATCCATAAAGAAAATATAAGTAAAGTTAAGGAATATTTTATTAATACTATTCCTAAAATGAAGTTAGAATATAATAAAAATAAAAAAGATTATGAAAAAGATTTTGATTTTGAATTACCAATAGAAGAGTTAGGGGATAAGGCATTTGAGTTTATGGAAAAAATGGGACCTTTTGGTTCAAATAATCCACACCCTTTGTTCTTTGATAGAAATTTAAAATTAGATGATATTAAAAAATTTGGAGTAGATTTTAGGCATTTTAACGGAATTATATATAAAGATAAGGTAAACTATAATGCTGTTGGTTTTGAGTTAGCAGAAGAGATAAGTTCTGACTATATGAATAAGACATATAATATAGTATACTATCCAGAGAAAATAATTTTAAATGATGAAGAAGTTACACAAATTATTTTAAAAAGCATAAAAGAAAATAAATAG
- the rbfA gene encoding 30S ribosome-binding factor RbfA yields the protein MKKQRLEGIGKEIMRVISKVLLEEVKNPKIKGLVSVTEVDVTEDLKFADTYFSILPPLNSDEKQYDHEEILEALNEIKGFLRKRVAEEVDIRYTPEIRVKLDNSMENAMKITKLLNDLKV from the coding sequence TTGAAAAAACAAAGGCTTGAAGGCATTGGAAAAGAAATTATGAGAGTAATATCTAAGGTTCTTCTTGAAGAAGTAAAAAACCCTAAAATCAAAGGTTTAGTTTCAGTTACAGAAGTTGATGTTACAGAAGATTTAAAATTTGCAGATACATATTTTAGTATTTTACCACCTTTAAACAGTGATGAAAAACAATATGATCATGAAGAAATTTTGGAAGCCTTAAATGAAATAAAAGGATTTTTAAGAAAAAGAGTTGCAGAAGAAGTAGATATAAGATATACTCCTGAAATAAGAGTTAAATTAGATAATTCTATGGAAAATGCTATGAAAATCACTAAACTTTTAAATGATTTGAAAGTTTAG
- the clpP gene encoding ATP-dependent Clp endopeptidase proteolytic subunit ClpP codes for MYNPTVIDNNGKSERAYDIYSRLLKDRIIFVGTAIDETVANSIIAQLLYLEAEDPEKDIIMYINSPGGSVTDGMAIYDTMNYIKPDVQTVCVGQAASMGAFLLAAGAKGKRFALENSRIMIHQPLISGGLKGQATDISIHANELLKIKDRLAELLAKNTGKTKEQILRDTERDNYLSSEEAVNYGLIDSVFRR; via the coding sequence ATGTATAATCCAACAGTGATAGATAATAATGGGAAATCAGAAAGAGCTTATGATATATACTCAAGACTTTTAAAGGACAGAATAATATTTGTAGGAACTGCAATAGATGAAACAGTTGCAAATTCAATAATTGCACAACTTTTATATTTAGAGGCAGAAGACCCAGAAAAAGATATAATTATGTATATCAATAGCCCAGGTGGAAGTGTAACAGATGGAATGGCTATATATGATACTATGAACTATATAAAGCCAGATGTTCAAACTGTCTGTGTAGGGCAAGCAGCAAGTATGGGAGCATTCTTATTGGCAGCAGGAGCAAAGGGAAAGAGATTTGCTTTAGAAAATTCTAGAATAATGATACATCAACCCCTTATATCAGGTGGTTTAAAAGGACAAGCAACAGATATTTCTATACATGCCAATGAACTTTTAAAGATAAAAGACAGACTAGCAGAATTACTTGCTAAAAATACAGGTAAAACAAAAGAACAAATATTAAGAGATACAGAAAGAGATAATTATTTGAGCTCTGAAGAAGCAGTAAATTATGGTTTAATTGATAGTGTATTTAGAAGATAA
- the tig gene encoding trigger factor, which produces MNYEVKKLEKSAVEVKLHLTAEEVKPIVDKVLAHVGEHAEVAGFRKGHAPKEALMANYKDHIESDVANDAINANFPEIVDKEKLEPVSYVRLKEINLKDDLNLTFDIDVYPQFELGNYKGLEAEKKSFEMTDDLLNEELEIMVRNHAKLEEVEDPAYKAQLDDTVDLAFEGFMDGVPFPGGKAESHLLKLGSKSFIDNFEEQLVGYTKGQEGEITVKFPEEYHAPELAGKPAQFKVKINAIKKLRQPELNDEFAKELGYASLDELKAKTKEETIKRENDRIENEYVSALLDKLLETTTIDVPVSMVQAEIQNRLKELEYQLSMQGFKMDDYLKMMGGNVETFAAQLAPAAEKKVKIDLILDKIAKENNFEATDEELSQRMEEVAKMYGMDVPTLEEELKKNNNLDNFKASVKYDIVMKKAIDEVVKESKYGKLNPPSELLDEFKENMCVDPDKLFDEKK; this is translated from the coding sequence ATGAATTACGAAGTAAAAAAATTAGAAAAATCAGCTGTTGAAGTTAAGTTACACCTAACTGCTGAAGAAGTAAAACCAATAGTTGATAAGGTGCTAGCACATGTAGGGGAACATGCAGAAGTGGCAGGTTTTAGAAAAGGACATGCACCTAAGGAAGCACTTATGGCTAACTATAAAGACCATATAGAAAGTGATGTTGCAAATGATGCAATAAATGCTAATTTTCCAGAAATAGTAGATAAAGAAAAATTAGAACCAGTTAGTTATGTAAGATTAAAAGAAATCAATTTAAAAGATGATTTAAACTTAACATTTGATATAGATGTTTATCCTCAATTTGAATTAGGAAACTATAAAGGTTTAGAAGCAGAAAAGAAATCATTTGAAATGACTGATGATTTATTAAATGAAGAATTAGAAATAATGGTAAGAAACCATGCTAAACTTGAAGAAGTTGAAGATCCAGCATATAAGGCTCAATTAGATGATACAGTAGATTTAGCATTTGAAGGATTTATGGATGGAGTTCCATTCCCAGGAGGAAAAGCAGAATCTCACTTATTAAAATTAGGAAGCAAAAGCTTTATAGATAATTTTGAAGAACAATTAGTAGGATATACAAAAGGGCAAGAAGGAGAAATTACTGTTAAATTCCCTGAAGAATATCATGCGCCTGAATTAGCAGGAAAACCAGCACAATTCAAGGTTAAAATTAATGCTATTAAAAAATTAAGACAACCTGAATTAAATGATGAATTCGCAAAAGAATTAGGATATGCTTCTCTTGATGAATTAAAAGCTAAAACTAAAGAAGAAACAATAAAAAGAGAAAATGATAGAATAGAAAATGAATATGTTTCTGCACTATTAGATAAGTTATTAGAAACAACTACTATTGATGTACCAGTTTCTATGGTTCAAGCTGAAATTCAAAATAGATTAAAAGAATTAGAATATCAATTATCTATGCAAGGTTTCAAAATGGATGACTATCTAAAAATGATGGGAGGAAATGTAGAAACATTTGCAGCTCAATTAGCACCTGCTGCTGAAAAGAAAGTAAAAATTGATTTAATATTAGATAAAATAGCTAAAGAAAATAACTTTGAAGCTACTGATGAAGAATTAAGTCAAAGAATGGAAGAAGTAGCAAAGATGTATGGAATGGATGTTCCAACATTAGAAGAAGAATTAAAGAAAAACAATAATTTAGATAACTTTAAAGCTTCTGTAAAATATGATATAGTTATGAAAAAAGCTATTGATGAAGTAGTAAAAGAATCTAAATACGGGAAATTAAATCCTCCTAGTGAACTACTAGATGAATTTAAAGAAAATATGTGTGTAGATCCTGATAAATTATTTGATGAAAAAAAATAA